The Lycium ferocissimum isolate CSIRO_LF1 chromosome 10, AGI_CSIRO_Lferr_CH_V1, whole genome shotgun sequence genome window below encodes:
- the LOC132033884 gene encoding abscisic stress-ripening protein 2-like, whose protein sequence is MEEEKHHHHLFHHKKEEEEGGPVDYKKEIKHHSHLKKVGEFGAVAAGAFALHEKHKSKKDPEHAHKHKIEEGIAAAAAVGAAGFAFHEHHEKKDAKKEQKEAEGGHHHHHHHRHH, encoded by the exons ATGGAAGAAGAGAAACACCATCACCATCTGTTCCACCACaagaaggaggaggaagaggGTGGTCCAGTTGattataaaaaagaaatcaagCATCACAGTCATCTCAAGAAAGTCGGTGAATTTGGTGCTGTTGCTGCTGGTGCTTTCGCCTTG CATGAGAAGCACAAGTCAAAGAAAGACCCAGAGCATGCACACAAGCACAAGATAGAGGAAGGAATAGCAGCAGCTGCTGCAGTTGGGGCTGCTGGATTTGCATTCCATGAGCACCATGAGAAAAAGGATGCCAAGAAAGAGCAAAAGGAAGCTGAGGGAGgacatcaccaccaccaccaccaccgccaccactaa